A genome region from Anopheles stephensi strain Indian chromosome 2, UCI_ANSTEP_V1.0, whole genome shotgun sequence includes the following:
- the LOC118504784 gene encoding vitellogenin-A1-like isoform X2 gives MIAKLLLLTFVGLCTAYQYSYEYEFPYSRPFNKTGFEFGAWEPNREYVYNVTTKTMTALPDLEDYWTGIVTHGYLVIRPKDHNYVVAYIDRPMYAAFNEYLPRGYRTELARFNLKWQPMPFSSKPFGIYYNKGAVKGFYVEKTVPNHEVNMLKGWVSQLQLDTQGAYVIKSEFNQFPENNTLTGVYKTMEPSVTGECETLYDVNPVPEFHFQSHKEWVPQPQWLEEDQHVFHVVKSRNFDRCEQRMGFHFGFSGFSDFKPNTNQMGNIMSKSEVTQMYLTGNWYNYTIQSVSTVNKVAVSPSLVNSQKAMVYAQVNMTLNEIKPFEKYPEGPADDRQVFVDLVYSYNMAHDKKNFVRPANETDDSSSSSSSSSSSSDSSSDSSSSSDSSSSSEEEHENFKISPAEQYKKQAKEVEHRGNRNRRDLNAFKEKQYYEAYQRDQHRLRKQNNTSSDSSSSDDSSSSSSSSSSDESDEQDFYSSSESDSNSLSSEEDFYQPIPESMKEAPQTPFLPYFTGYKGYSVQYARNVDASRYAYKLAYEIAEELQEMSQVPKSNTLNKFTILARVLRTMHYQDIYDVCQKLFVSQKEREEGSNHSESFAKKVDAWNTFRDALAQAGTPPAFKVIKELIEEKKLRGDEAASVIATLPKTIRYPTETVMHEYFLLVTSNAVQHQEYLNTTAMISFCDFLNRAQVNNRSAYNYYPVHSFGRLADADYKIVAHKVVPWFAHQLREAVKAGDSVKVQVYIRCLGHLGHPEILNVFEPYLEGKIPVTHFQRLAFIVALDRLVENYPRLARSVLFKVYQNTGDAHEVRCAAVYLLIRTKPPVYMLQRMAEQTHYDPSTYVRAAVKTALESASEADEFDDDYEFAQNAQAAIKHLNPRDFSLQYSGTYLRDFAFKELELSYRMYFSQIAADDHYIPSGFFFHLRKNMGGLKRFSTFYYLVSSMETFFDLLDKQYDSYNKHQEYKSSDYYYKYYKQYPSLFKDYFSQYSKNHKYQNDYYEQFGNKNQEEFQKWSTTRIAKLLNIDPEEAEELEGQFMFQIFNGERFFAFNNQTIEQFPSLVKKYFQDFEDGFAYNVTKFYQQNVVTMAFPLATGLPFTYSLKTPTLMKFEFEASATTHPSIFKTPTGYPEKEYDDFVHMPRWFNGSADVNMAYSRLVDAKVGFITPFDHQRYVAGYQKKFQGYLPFSFDFGFDFENNDFEVNVQPLEPKKDALLFHMSSWPYTGYKDITDLRPMAEQPSVHILHDRAQTTKSFETSFGHELTGVAFRFQAKYDKDFIDYAYLMKHIEQHDYWSALVYPFASETYHYHQLNLHYDAQRTSVKNVKFVLQHKQADYDQDFQTADVKHPKGRHGYSGYYNEFNYAQPFVYYAGSQRRQEQFMRNAGAGIRNSDVNVFDFGIVFEGKQQKAEFVFTTAYADSPVDEKERLLMFLSFSPYVSSSAFYQFIPFSGKQFQMCFSATNQYPNMPKLNFLNVLNFDKIGSMNWELAYGEKCQGGSHISMKGKLVQSEPYRHFLRISEAGQRCKQQMDKGYFQLPACQNATRQAGYFDQYSFNFEYKDVSNYAKNLTYQFFDYARYFSFPYWSEDYFFQGKHNQFQIDFQLAPYFDYYNASFYGTDRSFAIQNYPIESEYARYFFSIHPDFDYYERMFNYAYRGNYHPSCVVSNKFVNTFDGKTYDYELGNCWHVVLHTVKPDYYFYAQDSHFMNSDYEYNWKNGFGEDEQITILARHGDNNQLFLKAVLGQYKQNDYNIDIIPQGHELPTVYINGKPQQIHEKYAVEMYTNDDGGDQPLIRVYALPGNELEISFRDDDIKIVFDGYRARFFADQSYFNNFVGLCGTNNGEGEDDFITPDQCVMRKPEYFAASYALAGMNCSGPAQAYFTEYHQKAQEHCVKPQYYFGNVISEQEAGRQRYNYYYKDFDLSDSSSSESSSSSSSSESDESNSSSSEEQKPNREHFFEKQQYTEKECAMQHRVQYIEQGDKICFTNRALPTCSSGCKAFEKIQKYVDVHCRDASDSAAQLFKQQIRKGVNPDMSNKSVTKTVKYYFPKKCVFAN, from the exons ATGATTGCGAAGTTACTTCTCCTCACGTTTG TGGGGTTGTGTACGGCGTACCAGTACTCGTACGAGTATGAGTTCCCCTACTCGCGGCCGTTCAACAAGACGGGCTTCGAGTTCGGTGCCTGGGAACCGAACCGGGAGTACGTGTACAACGTGACGACGAAAACCATGACCGCTCTGCCGGACCTCGAGGACTACTGGACCGGCATTGTGACGCACGGCTACTTGGTGATCCGTCCCAAGGATCACAACTACGTCGTCGCCTACATTGACCGTCCGATGTACGCCGCGTTCAACGAGTATCTGCCCCGCGGATACCGCACTGAACTGGCGCGCTTCAACCTGAAATGGCAGCCGATGCCGTTCAGCTCGAAGCCCTTCGGAATCTACTACAACAAGGGAGCCGTGAAGGGTTTCTACGTTGAGAAGACCGTCCCCAACCACGAGGTGAACATGCTCAAGGGCTGGGTCAGCCAGCTGCAGCTGGACACCCAGGGAGCGTACGTGATCAAGTCGGAGTTCAACCAGTTCCCGGAGAACAACACCCTCACCGGTGTGTACAAGACCATGGAACCGTCGGTGACCGGCGAATGTGAAACCCTGTACGACGTCAACCCGGTCCCGGAATTCCACTTCCAGTCCCACAAGGAGTGGGTTCCTCAGCCCCAGTGGCTCGAGGAAGACCAGCACGTCTTCCATGTCGTCAAGTCCCGCAACTTTGATCGTTGCGAGCAGCGCATGGGCTTCCACTTTGGCTTCAGCGGATTCAGCGACTTCAAGCCGAACACCAACCAGATGGGCAACATCATGTCCAAGTCGGAGGTGACGCAGATGTATCTGACCGGAAACTGGTACAACTACACCATCCAGTCGGTATCAACCGTGAACAAGGTTGCCGTCAGCCCGTCTCTGGTCAACAGCCAGAAGGCCATGGTCTACGCTCAGGTCAACATGACCCTCAACGAAATCAAGCCCTTCGAGAAGTACCCGGAGGGTCCGGCTGACGATCGCCAGGTGTTTGTCGACCTGGTGTACAGCTACAACATGGCTCACGATAAGAAAAACTTCGTTCGCCCGGCCAACGAGACCGATGactcctcctcgtcgtcgtcgtcgtcgtcgtcgtcctcggaCTCTTCCAGCGATTCGTCCAGCTCCTCGGACTCGAGCTCCAGCTCGGAGGAAGAGCACGAAAACTTCAAGATCAGCCCTGCTGAGCAGTACAAGAAGCAGGCCAAGGAAGTCGAGCACCGTGGAAACCGCAACCGTCGTGATCTGAATGCCTTCAAGGAAAAGCAGTACTACGAAGCGTACCAGCGTGATCAGCACCGTCTgcgcaagcaaaacaacacctCGTCCGATTCGTCCAGCTCCGACGATTCCAGCAGCTCCTCGTCCAGCTCGTCGTCCGATGAGTCTGATGAGCAGGATTTCTACAGCTCTTCCGAGTCCGACTCTAACTCTCTGAGCAGCGAGGAAGACTTCTACCAGCCGATTCCGGAGAGCATGAAGGAAGCCCCCCAGACCCCCTTCCTTCCCTACTTCACCGGATACAAGGGATACAGCGTCCAGTACGCTCGCAACGTCGATGCCTCCCGCTACGCTTACAAGCTGGCGTACGAGATCGCTGAGGAGCTGCAGGAAATGTCCCAGGTCCCCAAGTCGAACACGCTGAACAAGTTCACCATTTTGGCCCGTGTTCTGCGCACCATGCACTACCAGGACATCTACGACGTCTGCCAGAAGCTGTTCGTCTCGCAAAAGGAACGCGAGGAAGGCAGCAACCACAGCGAGTCGTTCGCTAAGAAGGTTGACGCCTGGAACACGTTCCGCGATGCTTTGGCCCAAGCCGGTACCCCGCCCGCCTTCAAGGTGATCAAGGAATTGATCGAAGAGAAGAAACTGCGCGGTGATGAGGCCGCCAGCGTCATCGCTACTCTGCCCAAGACCATCCGCTACCCGACCGAGACCGTTATGCACGAGTACTTCCTGCTGGTGACGTCCAACGCCGTCCAGCACCAGGAGTATCTGAACACGACGGCCATGATTTCCTTCTGCGACTTCCTGAACCGCGCCCAGGTCAACAACCGCTCTGCCTACAACTACTACCCCGTGCACAGCTTCGGCCGTTTGGCTGACGCCGACTACAAGATCGTTGCTCACAAGGTCGTGCCGTGGTTCGCGCACCAGTTGCGTGAGGCCGTCAAGGCTGGTGACAGCGTGAAGGTGCAGGTGTACATCCGCTGTCTGGGACATTTGGGCCACCCTGAAATCCTGAACGTGTTCGAGCCGTACCTGGAGGGCAAGATCCCAGTGACCCACTTCCAGCGTCTGGCTTTCATCGTCGCCCTGGACCGTCTGGTCGAGAACTACCCCCGTCTGGCCCGTTCGGTGCTGTTCAAGGTGTACCAGAACACCGGAGATGCCCACGAGGTGCGTTGTGCCGCAGTGTACCTGCTGATCCGCACGAAGCCCCCGGTATACATGCTGCAGCGCATGGCTGAGCAGACCCACTACGACCCGAGCACATACGTGCGTGCCGCCGTCAAGACCGCCCTGGAGAGCGCTTCCGAAGCCGATGAGTTCGATGACGACTACGAGTTCGCTCAGAACGCCCAGGCCGCCATCAAGCACCTGAACCCGCGTGACTTCAGCCTGCAGTACTCGGGCACCTACCTGCGTGACTTTGCCTTCAAGGAACTGGAGCTCTCGTACCGCATGTACTTCTCCCAGATCGCTGCCGATGACCACTACATCCCGAGCGGATTCTTCTTCCATCTGCGCAAGAACATGGGTGGCCTGAAGCGTTTCTCGACCTTCTACTACCTGGTCTCGAGCATGGAGACGTTCTTCGATCTGCTCGACAAGCAGTACGACAGCTACAACAAGCACCAGGAGTACAAGTCTAGCGACTACTACTACAAGTACTACAAACAGTACCCGTCCCTGTTCAAGGATTACTTCAGCCAGTACAGCAAGAACCACAAGTACCAGAACGACTACTACGAGCAGTTCGGAAACAAGAACCAGGAGGAGTTCCAGAAGTGGTCCACCACCCGCATTGCCAAGCTGCTGAACATCGACCCCGAGGAGGCTGAGGAGCTGGAGGGTCAGTTCATGTTCCAGATCTTCAACGGAGAGCGCTTCTTTGCCTTCAACAACCAGACCATCGAGCAGTTCCCGAGCCTTGTGAAGAAGTACTTCCAAGACTTCGAGGACGGTTTTGCGTACAACGTGACCAAGTTCTACCAGCAGAACGTTGTCACCATGGCCTTCCCCTTGGCCACCGGTCTGCCGTTCACCTACAGCCTGAAGACCCCGACTCTGATGAAATTCGAGTTCGAGGCCTCCGCCACCACCCACCCGAGCATCTTCAAGACCCCGACCGGATATCCCGAGAAGGAGTACGACGATTTCGTCCACATGCCGCGTTGGTTCAACGGATCTGCCGATGTGAACATGGCCTACTCTCGCTTGGTTGATGCCAAGGTTGGCTTCATCACGCCCTTCGACCACCAGCGCTACGTCGCCGGATACCAGAAGAAGTTCCAGGGATACCTGCCGTTCAGCTTCGACTTTGGCTTCGACTTTGAGAACAACGACTTTGAAGTGAATGTGCAGCCGCTCGAGCCCAAGAAGGACGCCCTTCTCTTCCACATGAGCTCGTGGCCGTACACCGGATACAAGGACATCACCGATCTGCGCCCGATGGCCGAGCAGCCGAGCGTGCACATCCTGCACGATCGCGCCCAGACCACCAAGTCGTTCGAGACCTCGTTCGGCCATGAGCTGACCGGTGTCGCTTTCCGATTCCAGGCCAAATACGACAAGGACTTCATCGACTACGCCTACCTGATGAAGCACATCGAACAGCACGACTACTGGTCGGCGCTGGTCTATCCGTTCGCTTCGGAGACCTACCACTACCATCAGCTGAACCTGCACTACGATGCTCAGCGCACCAGCGTGAAGAACGTCAAGTTTGTGCTGCAGCACAAGCAGGCCGACTACGACCAGGACTTCCAGACCGCCGATGTGAAACACCCGAAGGGTCGCCACGGATACTCTGGATACTACAACGAGTTCAACTACGCCCAGCCCTTCGTGTACTACGCCGGAAGCCAGCGCCGCCAGGAGCAGTTCATGCGCAACGCCGGTGCCGGTATTCGCAACAGCGACGTCAATGTCTTCGACTTCGGTATCGTGTTCGAGGGCAAGCAGCAGAAGGCCGAGTTCGTGTTCACCACCGCCTATGCCGACAGCCCGGTCGACGAGAAGGAGCGTCTGTTGATGTTCCTGTCCTTCAGCCCGTACGTCTCTTCGAGCGCCTTCTACCAGTTCATTCCGTTCTCTGGCAAGCAGTTCCAGATGTGCTTCTCGGCCACCAACCAGTACCCGAACATGCCCAAGCTCAACTTCCTGAACGTTCTCAACTTCGACAAGATCGGAAGCATGAACTGGGAGCTCGCATACGGCGAGAAGTGCCAGGGAGGATCGCATATCTCGATGAAGGGTAAGCTGGTTCAGTCTGAGCCCTACCGCCACTTCCTGCGCATCTCCGAGGCTGGCCAGCGCTGCAAGCAGCAGATGGACAAGGGCTACTTCCAGCTGCCCGCATGCCAAAACGCCACCCGCCAGGCTGGCTACTTCGACCAGTACTCGTTCAACTTTGAGTACAAGGATGTGTCCAACTATGCCAAGAACCTGACCTACCAGTTCTTCGACTACGCCCGTTACTTCAGCTTCCCGTACTGGAGCGAGGACTACTTCTTCCAGGGCAAGCACAACCAGTTCCAGATTGACTTCCAGCTGGCCCCGTACTTCGACTACTACAACGCTTCCTTCTACGGAACCGACCGTAGCTTCGCTATCCAGAACTACCCGATCGAAAGCGAGTACGCCCGTTACTTCTTCTCCATCCACCCCGACTTTGATTACTACGAGCGCATGTTCAACTACGCTTACCGCGGAAACTACCACC CGTCTTGCGTTGTGTCGAACAAATTCGTCAACACCTTCGATGGAAAGACCTACGACTACGAGCTCGGCAACTGCTGGCACGTGGTGCTGCACACCGTCAAGCCCGACTACTACTTCTACGCTCAGGACTCGCACTTCATGAACTCGGACTACGAATACAACTGGAAGAACGGTTTCGGCGAGGACGAGCAGATCACCATTCTGGCGCGTCACGGCGACAACAACCAGCTCTTCCTGAAGGCTGTCCTCGGCCAGTACAAGCAGAACGACTACAACATCGACATCATCCCGCAGGGACATGAGCTCCCGACGGTTTACATCAACGGCAAGCCCCAGCAGATCCACGAAAAGTACGCCGTCGAAATGTACACCAACGACGATGGTGGCGATCAGCCGCTGATCCGCGTGTACGCCCTCCCTGGCAACGAGCTGGAGATCAGCTTCCGCGACGACGACATCAAGATCGTGTTCGACGGATACCGTGCCCGCTTCTTCGCCGACCAGTCGTACTTCAACAACTTCGTCGGTCTTTGCGGTACCAACAACGGCGAGGGAGAGGATGACTTCATCACTCCCGACCAGTGCGTCATGCGCAAGCCCGAATACTTTGCCGCCTCGTACGCTCTCGCTGGCATGAACTGCAGCGGCCCGGCCCAGGCCTACTTCACCGAGTACCACCAGAAGGCCCAGGAGCACTGTGTGAAGCCCCAGTACTACTTCGGCAACGTCATCAGCGAGCAGGAAGCTGGCCGTCAGCGttacaactactactacaagGACTTTGACCTATCGGACTCGTCCTCGTCGgagtcgtcctcgtcgtc
- the LOC118504787 gene encoding E3 ubiquitin-protein ligase TRIM37-like codes for MASGSDDQLGQCSSATLQCLICMKHIEDPRLCPQCSKLFCYNCIRQWLQKADSESGNPTCPYCRCTCNIETFVKILEGSPLYPCNPIAEESSSTAHPDTANNDPEKVLHRLEKLLLETQGFFNETNDRVNQELKKHSALVEKTKNNLVKTVNLMTHQELKDIHQQFHAKNAEIDAWNEILKNKLNKHQFDVSSIKAAIQQSSPAELVVKQAEIEKSCTKVTESLKSISLNVKPLSFTSNLIPEPFTWKFAVNRYTAIRRTNEVQYSDLVTDDIGSVWRLEVHPCGFDDAKNTSLSIFLQLYNGIEGQYHYSFELLGPTRNHFYEAEDYFELRKGWGQNHFIDLKSLQESFIVDDGFELRCSVRSLNLIDKYGKMKKRADLLTTEVDHLKKLAYPDCLDEVVTIRNVVEAVKSSACLYSDILSDDIGGQWRLQVYPGGNGETRGQFLCIFLELCSGIPNKYEFTVALLHQNVKKIVKKSLEYCIQPSLPFGWKTFLGREEFINSGYIQKDSLSIRLTVKPPNATQKLAYFRQQMEHNLEHNEHPTRKQSVISNDSKPSTSQEPLERRLRKASISLYKNLFTKSSSTDQ; via the exons ATGGCATCCGGTTCAGACGATCAGCTCGGGCAGTGCAGTAGTGCGACGCTTCAGTGTTTGATTTGCATGAAGCATATTGAAGACCCGCGGCTATGTCCCCAATGTTCCAAGCTGTTCTGCTACAATTGCATTCGCCAGTGGTTACAAAAGGCGGACAGCGAAAGTGGCAATCCAACCTGTCCGTATTGTAGGTGTACGTGTAATATAGAGACCTTCGTGAAAATTCTGGAAGGCAGTCCACTCTATCCGTGTAATCCTATCGCTGAAGAAAGCAGCTCAACTGCCCATCCGGATACAGCGAACAACGATCCAGAAAAAGTCCTACATCGACTAGAGAAGTTACTGCTCGAAACGCAGGGATTCTTCAACGAAACCAATGATCGCGTCAACCAAGAGCTGAAAAAGCATAGTGCACTGGTGGAGAAAACGAAGAATAATCTAGTCAAGACTGTTAACTTAATGACACACCAAGAGCTGAAAGATATCCATCAGCAGTTCCATGCCAAAAATGCCGAAATCGATGCgtggaatgaaatattgaaaaacaaattgaacaaGCATCAGTTTGATGTCTCATCCATTAAAGCTGCTATACAGCAGAGTTCTCCCGCAGAGCTTGTGGTAAAGCAGGCGGAGATTGAAAAATCTTGCACCAAAGTTACCGAAAGTTTGAAGTCCATTTCGCTGAACGTAAAGCCACTCAGTTTTACAAG TAATCTCATTCCGGAACCATTCACCTGGAAGTTTGCAGTGAACAGATACACTGCCATAAGACGCACGAACGAAGTCCAGTATTCCGATCTCGTCACGGATGATATCGGTTCCGTGTGGCGCTTGGAAGTACATCCGTGCGGTTTTGACGATGCCAAAAACACATCGCTGAGCATTTTCCTCCAGCTGTACAATGGGATCGAGGGACAGTATCACTACTCGTTCGAGCTGCTCGGTCCCACAAGAAACCATTTCTACGAGGCGGAAGATTATTTCGAGCTGCGCAAAGGCTGGGGTCAAAACCATTTCATCGACCTAAAGTCGTTGCAGGAATCTTTCATTGTGGACGATGGATTCGAGCTTAGGTGTTCGGTCCGTTCGCTTAACCTTATCGACAAGTATGGGAAAATGAAGAAGCGAGCCGATCTACTTACAACGGAAGTTGATCATCTGAAGAA ATTAGCCTATCCGGACTGTCTAGACGAGGTGGTCACCATCCGCAATGTGGTGGAAGCAGTCAAGTCCTCTGCCTGTCTGTACTCTGACATTCTGTCCGACGATATCGGTGGCCAATGGCGGCTACAGGTCTATCCCGGTGGCAATGGTGAAACCCGAGGGcaatttttatgcatttttctGGAGCTTTGTTCGGGCATTCCTAACAA GTACGAGTTCACCGTTGCGCTGCTGCATCAGAACGTGAAGAAGATTGTTAAAAAATCACTAGAGTACTGCATCCAGCCTTCGTTACCATTCGGATGGAAAACGTTTTTAGGCCGAGAGGAGTTCATTAACAGCGGATACATACAGAAGGATTCGCTCTCCATTCGGCTCACTGTCAAGCCACCGAACGCAACACAGAAGCTTGCCTATTTTCGGCAGCAAATGGAGCATAACCTGGAGCATAATGAGCACCCGACACGCAAACAGTCCGTGATTTCTAACGATTCCAAGCCCTCCACATCGCAGGAACCGCTTGAAAGGAGGCTGCGGAAAGCATCCATAAGTCTCTACAAAAACTTGTTCACCAAATCGTCCAGCACCGATCAGTGA